Proteins encoded by one window of Synechococcus sp. MVIR-18-1:
- a CDS encoding sulfurtransferase TusA family protein, whose protein sequence is MRDAQPEHYLDLRGTPCPTNFIRCRLALEAMRPGQQFQVDLDRGEPEEMVIPGLTRDGHRVEVMDQAKDWVRLQVVCGGG, encoded by the coding sequence ATGCGTGATGCCCAACCCGAACATTATTTGGATCTAAGGGGCACCCCCTGTCCAACCAATTTCATTCGCTGTCGTTTGGCCTTGGAGGCCATGCGTCCAGGGCAGCAGTTTCAGGTTGATCTCGATCGGGGTGAGCCAGAGGAGATGGTGATCCCAGGTCTGACTCGGGATGGTCATCGTGTGGAGGTGATGGACCAAGCCAAGGATTGGGTGCGCCTTCAGGTGGTCTGTGGTGGCGGTTGA
- a CDS encoding YbaB/EbfC family nucleoid-associated protein produces the protein MAGFGLPNFGQLTEAFRKAQQIQQDAQKLQEELDAMEIEGNSEDGRASIWLSGNQQPLKVKLDPSLLSEGQEATEAATLAALQSAYERSTGTMKERMEELTGGLNLNLPGMGG, from the coding sequence ATGGCAGGGTTTGGACTTCCCAATTTCGGACAGCTCACTGAGGCATTCCGAAAGGCTCAACAAATCCAGCAAGACGCGCAAAAACTGCAAGAAGAACTCGATGCCATGGAGATCGAGGGCAACAGTGAGGACGGTCGAGCCAGCATCTGGTTGTCTGGCAATCAACAACCGCTGAAAGTAAAGCTGGATCCATCCCTGCTGAGTGAAGGACAGGAGGCCACAGAAGCCGCCACACTCGCCGCCTTGCAATCAGCCTATGAACGCTCCACCGGCACCATGAAAGAACGCATGGAAGAACTCACCGGTGGACTCAATCTCAACCTCCCCGGGATGGGCGGTTAA
- the dnaJ gene encoding molecular chaperone DnaJ — protein MADYYDLLGVSRDADADTLKRAYRRMARQYHPDINKDAGAEDRFKEIGRAYEVLSDPQTRGRYDQFGEAGLGGGGGMPDMGDMGGFADIFETFFSGFGGAAGGAGRQRRRGPQQGDDLRYDLTIDFDQAVFGQEREIRIPHLETCTTCSGSGAKTGSGPTTCTTCGGVGQVRRATRTPFGNFEQVAECPSCNGTGQVIADPCSSCGGQGVTQVRKKLRINIPAGVDTGTRLRVSGEGNAGLRGGPSGDLYVFLTVKSHPSLRRDGLTVLSEVKVSYLQAILGDTIEVETVDGPESLEIPAGTQPNSVLTLENKGIPKLGNPVARGHQRISVTVTLPTRLNDEERGLLEDLAGHHSARGEQHHHHKSGLFARLFGQR, from the coding sequence ATGGCCGATTACTACGACCTCCTTGGCGTCAGCAGGGATGCAGATGCCGACACCCTGAAGCGCGCTTACAGGCGGATGGCTCGCCAATATCACCCTGATATCAATAAAGACGCTGGCGCTGAAGACCGCTTTAAGGAGATTGGCCGCGCCTACGAAGTGCTGAGCGATCCCCAAACCCGCGGGCGGTACGACCAGTTCGGTGAGGCCGGGCTCGGCGGCGGCGGCGGCATGCCCGATATGGGCGATATGGGTGGTTTTGCAGATATTTTCGAAACCTTTTTCAGCGGATTCGGTGGTGCCGCTGGAGGCGCTGGTCGTCAGCGCAGGCGAGGACCTCAACAGGGAGATGACCTCCGCTACGACCTCACGATTGATTTTGACCAGGCTGTGTTCGGCCAAGAGCGGGAGATCCGCATCCCCCACCTCGAGACCTGCACCACCTGTAGTGGCAGCGGTGCCAAAACAGGCAGTGGTCCCACCACCTGTACCACCTGTGGCGGAGTTGGGCAGGTGCGTCGCGCCACGCGCACTCCGTTTGGGAATTTTGAGCAAGTGGCTGAATGCCCCAGTTGCAATGGCACCGGTCAAGTGATTGCTGACCCTTGCAGCTCCTGTGGTGGTCAAGGGGTCACGCAAGTCCGTAAGAAATTGCGAATCAACATTCCCGCCGGTGTCGACACGGGGACCCGCTTGCGGGTTTCCGGAGAAGGCAATGCTGGGCTGCGTGGCGGTCCATCAGGAGATTTGTATGTTTTCCTCACGGTTAAATCGCACCCGAGCCTGAGGCGTGATGGGCTCACCGTTCTTTCGGAGGTGAAGGTGAGTTATCTGCAGGCAATCCTCGGAGACACTATTGAGGTGGAAACCGTGGATGGCCCTGAATCCCTTGAGATTCCGGCAGGTACTCAGCCCAATTCCGTTTTAACGCTTGAAAACAAGGGCATCCCAAAGCTGGGCAATCCAGTAGCCCGTGGTCATCAGCGCATCTCAGTCACGGTGACCTTGCCCACCCGTCTCAACGATGAGGAACGTGGTCTCCTCGAAGATTTGGCTGGACACCATTCAGCCCGTGGTGAGCAGCACCATCACCACAAGAGTGGTCTTTTTGCCCGATTGTTTGGGCAACGCTGA
- the murB gene encoding UDP-N-acetylmuramate dehydrogenase, with protein sequence MFTSDRSLNALVEAGVLQQQVSLANYTTWRVGGPAQWLAEPNDAEQCLSLLQWAQAEGLTTRVIGAGSNLLIADAGLQGLTLCLRRLQGSQLDAESGQVKALAGEPLPTLARRAAKLGLHGLEWAVGIPGTVGGAAAMNAGAQGGSTADCLTSVEVIDRSQTNTVTATTVLSNADLAYDYRHSLLQGSDHLVMAAHFQLEPGHDAKELMRKTSGNLSHRTTTQPYQWPSCGSVFRNPEPEKAGQLIEGLGLKGKRIGGAEVSPVHANFIVNVGEAKADDIRALIDFVQNEVKRVHGITLHPEVKRLGFQTTD encoded by the coding sequence ATGTTCACCAGCGATCGCAGCCTGAATGCTCTTGTTGAGGCTGGGGTCCTCCAACAGCAGGTGTCCCTCGCGAACTACACCACGTGGCGGGTGGGAGGCCCGGCGCAATGGTTGGCCGAACCCAACGATGCTGAGCAATGTCTCTCGCTGCTCCAATGGGCCCAAGCGGAGGGTTTGACGACCCGCGTGATTGGAGCTGGTTCGAACCTGCTGATTGCTGATGCGGGACTCCAAGGCCTCACTCTTTGTTTGCGTCGCCTCCAGGGCAGCCAGCTGGATGCCGAATCAGGGCAGGTGAAGGCCTTGGCGGGTGAACCCCTTCCAACGCTTGCCAGGCGCGCAGCCAAACTTGGATTGCATGGGCTGGAGTGGGCCGTTGGCATCCCTGGAACCGTGGGTGGGGCTGCGGCCATGAACGCCGGAGCTCAAGGCGGCTCCACAGCCGACTGCCTGACATCTGTGGAGGTCATCGATCGATCGCAGACGAACACGGTGACGGCCACAACGGTGCTCAGCAACGCTGATCTCGCCTACGACTACCGACACAGCCTTCTACAAGGCAGTGACCACTTGGTGATGGCAGCGCATTTTCAATTGGAACCTGGCCATGACGCCAAGGAGTTGATGCGGAAGACCAGTGGCAACCTCAGTCATCGCACCACCACCCAGCCCTACCAATGGCCAAGCTGCGGAAGCGTGTTCCGCAACCCAGAGCCCGAAAAAGCTGGTCAGCTCATCGAAGGCTTAGGGCTCAAGGGGAAACGGATCGGAGGAGCGGAAGTCTCACCGGTGCATGCCAATTTCATCGTCAACGTGGGCGAAGCCAAAGCCGATGACATCCGCGCCTTGATCGACTTCGTTCAAAACGAAGTGAAGCGGGTGCACGGAATCACGTTGCATCCTGAAGTGAAGCGCTTGGGCTTTCAAACGACCGATTAG
- the grpE gene encoding nucleotide exchange factor GrpE, whose amino-acid sequence MLIRLSALVVGPCDPSTCLDVILHLVSMSGDASIPANNSASDVPEAQQDSTPSVEETPEAASPDPASEGVSSAQNNEARLEQLEREHSTLRQEHETLSGQYVRIAADFDNFRKRQSRDQDDLKLQITCSTLTEILPVVDNFDRARQQLDPQGEEAQALHRSYQGLYKQLVDVLKQLGVAPMRVVGQEFDPNLHEAVLREPSDEHPEDVVVEELQRGYHLSGKVLRHALVKVSMGPGPQQSDAAADAIEGGESAASEGDDGSPTPEASE is encoded by the coding sequence ATGCTGATTCGGCTTTCCGCGCTTGTGGTGGGTCCATGTGACCCTTCAACATGTCTAGACGTGATTTTGCATCTGGTCAGCATGAGCGGCGACGCTTCCATCCCGGCTAACAATTCGGCATCGGATGTTCCCGAAGCCCAGCAGGACTCCACACCCTCTGTGGAGGAAACACCTGAAGCCGCTTCTCCCGACCCTGCTTCAGAGGGGGTTTCCTCTGCACAGAACAATGAAGCGCGGCTTGAGCAATTAGAGCGCGAGCACAGCACCCTCCGCCAAGAACACGAAACCTTGAGTGGTCAGTACGTGCGCATCGCGGCCGACTTTGACAATTTCCGCAAACGTCAGAGCCGGGATCAGGACGACCTGAAGCTGCAGATCACCTGCAGCACCCTGACTGAAATCCTCCCTGTTGTTGATAACTTCGATCGCGCTCGTCAACAGCTTGATCCTCAGGGAGAAGAAGCCCAAGCGCTTCACCGCAGTTACCAGGGTCTTTACAAGCAACTTGTCGATGTGTTGAAGCAACTCGGTGTGGCCCCGATGCGGGTTGTTGGACAAGAGTTCGACCCCAACCTCCATGAAGCTGTGTTGCGCGAACCCAGTGATGAGCATCCAGAAGATGTGGTGGTTGAAGAGTTGCAGCGTGGCTATCACCTCAGCGGCAAGGTCTTGCGTCACGCCTTAGTCAAGGTGTCGATGGGACCTGGACCGCAACAGTCAGATGCCGCGGCTGATGCGATTGAGGGTGGTGAAAGTGCAGCAAGCGAAGGTGATGATGGCTCCCCGACGCCTGAGGCGAGCGAATGA
- the rsgA gene encoding ribosome small subunit-dependent GTPase A, producing the protein MVAVDQSAQSGMVVALQANYLEVELDQVSERIPSRLLCTRRTRLSHRGEAVYVGDRVRVEAIDASHARAVVSHVEPRVSFLTRPPVANATTVVVALAVAQPAFDPDQASRFLLTAERTSLHVQLVLTKTDLLEPEALEQLRARLHAWGYPPLLVSTGSGLGLSKLKQSLAGSSLSVLCGPSGVGKSSLLNALIPELDLRIGAVSGRLQRGRHTTRHVELHRLEGEARVADTPGFNRPELPDDPRNLEVLFPELRAQLEPHPCRFRDCLHRDEPGCGVTREWERYPIYRRAVEDLLGLNRPSRGG; encoded by the coding sequence GTGGTGGCGGTTGATCAGTCGGCTCAGTCCGGCATGGTTGTTGCGCTCCAGGCCAATTACTTGGAGGTGGAGCTTGATCAGGTTTCTGAGAGGATTCCCTCACGACTGCTTTGCACGCGGCGCACGCGTTTGAGTCATCGCGGTGAGGCTGTGTACGTCGGTGATCGCGTCAGGGTGGAAGCCATTGATGCGAGCCATGCCCGAGCGGTGGTCTCTCATGTCGAACCTCGCGTCAGTTTTCTGACACGCCCGCCCGTCGCCAACGCCACCACGGTGGTCGTGGCATTGGCCGTGGCTCAACCAGCTTTTGATCCCGATCAGGCCAGCCGTTTTCTGTTGACGGCAGAGCGAACGTCCCTGCATGTGCAGCTGGTCCTAACGAAAACCGATCTCCTAGAGCCGGAGGCATTGGAGCAGCTGCGCGCTCGTCTTCATGCCTGGGGGTATCCCCCGTTGTTGGTGTCGACGGGCAGTGGCCTTGGGCTCTCCAAGCTGAAACAAAGCCTTGCCGGATCGTCTCTTTCCGTGCTGTGTGGACCTTCAGGAGTTGGGAAGAGCTCATTGCTTAATGCCTTGATCCCTGAGCTTGATTTGCGGATCGGTGCCGTATCAGGACGGCTGCAGCGAGGACGTCACACCACGCGGCATGTGGAGTTGCATCGCTTGGAGGGTGAGGCACGGGTTGCTGATACGCCCGGTTTCAACCGCCCAGAGCTGCCAGATGACCCCAGGAATCTTGAGGTGTTGTTTCCTGAATTACGCGCTCAGCTCGAGCCCCATCCCTGTCGTTTTCGGGATTGCTTGCACCGTGATGAACCTGGATGCGGGGTCACGCGCGAGTGGGAGAGATACCCGATCTACAGGCGAGCTGTGGAGGATCTTCTGGGCCTTAACCGCCCATCCCGGGGAGGTTGA
- a CDS encoding GspE/PulE family protein: MSADSTRMPLPPALPEKLISEAELAAGEAILQSGQVLDLETWKQLQALPIHLTDDGLIVAIASSSDKDSREQLKQVLRSHGYASKLVLANAAHLKRILDPQEFNSDSTISQTSIIETAKSLLDGFDTEGIFNADPDEAEIQSNSASSLDINPSIAGGSPIVTLVDRILVKALDMNASDIHVEPQQAGLQIRLRKDGVLTNLTQPLPTKLIPAITSRFKIMADLDIAERRQAQDGRIRRQYKGRTVDFRVNSLPSRYGEKICLRLLDSQSTQLGLDKLISNPNTLELVRTLGSKPFGMILVTGPTGSGKSTTLYSLLAERNEPGINISTVEDPIEYTLPGITQCQVNREKGFDFSTALRAFMRQDPDVLLVGETRDQETAKTAIEAALTGHLVLTTLHCNDAPSAIARLDEMGVEPFMVSASLLGIVSQRLLRRVCSDCRIPYHPDSQELGRFGLMTSHEGDVTFFKAKQHEGPTTPCPNCQGTGYKGRIGVYEVLRMNEALAASVAKGATTDLVRQLALEAGMKTLLGYSLDLVREGHTTLEEVDRMVLTDAGLESEQRARALNTVTCRGCGGGLHEGWLECPYCLTPRQ; encoded by the coding sequence ATGAGCGCCGACTCCACCCGAATGCCGCTACCGCCTGCACTGCCGGAAAAGCTGATTTCAGAGGCAGAGCTCGCCGCTGGAGAAGCAATCCTTCAATCCGGGCAGGTTTTGGACCTTGAGACCTGGAAGCAACTTCAAGCGCTCCCCATCCATCTCACCGACGACGGCCTCATCGTGGCCATCGCAAGCAGCAGCGACAAAGACAGTCGAGAACAACTCAAGCAGGTTCTAAGAAGCCATGGCTACGCCTCCAAGCTTGTGCTGGCCAATGCAGCGCATCTAAAACGAATTCTTGATCCACAAGAATTCAACTCAGATTCAACGATTAGCCAAACATCAATTATCGAAACAGCAAAATCGCTTCTCGATGGATTTGATACTGAAGGAATCTTTAATGCTGATCCAGACGAAGCTGAAATTCAGAGCAATTCAGCCTCCTCGCTAGACATCAATCCATCCATTGCTGGTGGATCACCGATTGTCACATTGGTAGATCGAATCTTAGTTAAAGCATTAGACATGAATGCCAGTGATATTCATGTAGAGCCACAACAAGCAGGATTACAAATTAGACTTAGAAAGGATGGTGTGCTCACAAATTTAACGCAACCACTCCCCACTAAATTAATACCAGCCATTACCTCTCGCTTCAAGATTATGGCTGATCTTGACATCGCTGAACGCAGGCAAGCACAGGATGGGCGTATCCGTAGACAATACAAAGGACGAACTGTTGACTTTCGCGTCAACAGTCTTCCCAGCCGCTATGGCGAAAAGATTTGCCTGCGATTACTCGACAGTCAATCCACTCAATTAGGACTGGATAAGCTCATCTCTAATCCCAACACACTCGAGCTTGTACGAACCCTTGGCTCAAAACCATTCGGCATGATTCTTGTGACCGGTCCAACAGGATCTGGTAAATCGACAACACTTTATTCACTGTTAGCGGAGCGCAACGAACCCGGAATCAATATCTCTACCGTAGAAGATCCAATTGAATACACGTTGCCTGGTATTACTCAATGTCAGGTGAATCGAGAGAAAGGATTTGACTTCAGCACGGCCCTTCGCGCCTTCATGCGCCAGGACCCAGATGTTCTGTTAGTGGGTGAGACCCGTGATCAGGAAACAGCGAAAACTGCTATCGAAGCAGCACTGACAGGGCACCTGGTCTTGACCACCCTGCACTGCAACGATGCACCGAGCGCCATCGCCCGACTCGACGAAATGGGCGTGGAACCGTTCATGGTGAGCGCATCCTTGCTCGGCATCGTTTCTCAACGCTTGCTCAGGCGCGTGTGCAGCGATTGCCGCATCCCTTACCACCCAGATTCCCAAGAATTAGGTCGCTTTGGGCTGATGACGAGCCATGAAGGCGATGTGACCTTTTTCAAAGCCAAACAGCATGAAGGACCAACAACGCCATGCCCCAACTGTCAGGGCACCGGTTACAAGGGCCGTATCGGTGTGTATGAAGTGCTGCGCATGAATGAAGCCCTGGCCGCATCTGTCGCCAAAGGCGCCACCACTGATCTTGTCCGCCAGTTGGCACTGGAAGCAGGAATGAAAACCTTGCTTGGCTACAGCCTTGATCTCGTGAGAGAGGGTCACACCACCCTGGAAGAGGTAGACCGGATGGTCTTAACAGATGCGGGCCTGGAATCGGAACAACGTGCTAGGGCTCTCAACACAGTCACTTGCCGTGGATGTGGTGGCGGACTGCATGAAGGTTGGCTGGAATGCCCGTATTGCCTGACACCTCGTCAGTGA
- a CDS encoding type IV pilus twitching motility protein PilT produces the protein MERMIEDLMEQLVNGGGSDLHIASGQPPYGRFSGELRPMQEEPLSEEGCNRLIFSMLNNSQRKTLEQTWELDCAYGLKGVARFRVNVYRQKGSYAACLRALGSKIPSVELLNLPPVVVETSKRPRGLVLVTGPTGSGKTTTLAALLDHINHTRAEHILTIEDPIEFVYTSDKSLVHQRQLNEDTRSFANALRAALREDPDVILVGEMRDLETIQLAISAAETGHLVFETLHTSSAAQTVDRMVDVFPPGQQTQIRVQLSGSLTAVFSQTLCKRQNPAPGQFGRVMAQEIMINTPAIANLIREGKTAQLYSQIQTGGERGMQTLERALADLIDQGEISLDEGLSKASKPAELDRLMNH, from the coding sequence ATGGAACGAATGATCGAAGACCTGATGGAACAGCTGGTGAATGGAGGCGGAAGCGACCTCCACATCGCGAGCGGACAGCCGCCTTATGGACGATTCAGTGGTGAACTGCGGCCGATGCAAGAGGAACCGCTCAGTGAAGAAGGCTGCAACCGCCTGATCTTTTCAATGCTCAACAACAGCCAACGCAAAACACTCGAACAAACGTGGGAGCTGGATTGTGCCTATGGCTTGAAAGGGGTCGCCCGTTTTCGCGTGAATGTATACCGCCAGAAGGGCAGCTATGCCGCCTGCTTGCGTGCTCTTGGGAGCAAAATCCCCAGCGTTGAGCTGCTGAATCTGCCTCCGGTCGTCGTGGAAACCAGCAAACGCCCCCGTGGTCTTGTTCTGGTCACGGGCCCGACGGGTTCAGGCAAAACCACCACGCTCGCAGCACTTCTCGATCACATCAACCACACACGGGCTGAGCACATCCTCACCATCGAAGACCCGATCGAATTCGTTTACACCAGTGATAAGAGCTTGGTGCATCAACGCCAACTCAACGAGGACACGCGCAGTTTTGCCAATGCGCTGCGCGCTGCTTTGCGAGAGGACCCAGACGTGATTTTGGTGGGTGAAATGCGTGATCTCGAAACGATTCAACTGGCAATCAGCGCTGCGGAAACTGGGCATTTGGTGTTTGAAACTTTGCACACCAGTTCTGCAGCTCAGACCGTTGATCGGATGGTGGATGTGTTTCCACCGGGCCAGCAAACTCAAATCCGCGTGCAACTCTCAGGAAGCCTGACGGCGGTGTTCTCTCAAACGCTCTGCAAACGCCAAAACCCTGCCCCCGGGCAGTTCGGCCGTGTGATGGCTCAAGAAATCATGATCAACACCCCAGCCATCGCCAATTTGATCCGAGAAGGCAAAACAGCTCAGCTGTATTCCCAAATTCAAACCGGCGGCGAGCGCGGCATGCAAACCCTCGAAAGAGCTCTTGCAGATCTGATTGATCAAGGCGAAATCAGTCTTGATGAAGGACTCAGCAAAGCCAGCAAACCCGCTGAACTGGATCGCCTGATGAACCACTAA